The genomic DNA ACCTGTGGGACTACCTAACTCTAAGAGTTTTCTGTCCCAAGAGGAGGCACGGATCCTAAGCTTAGGGAAATGGGGGTAAACCGGATGGATTTTGGTGATAGGAGGACAGGAAGAACCttcccaggaaaaggaggaagctAGTGGCTTTGTACAAAAGACAGAAGAGTAGCTTGTTGACCCTGCCTGCTAGAAGTTTGTCAGGTCTGGGATAACACTCTGGGTGTGTTTTTATCTTGTGGCATATCCACTCCTGGTGTTGCACTCAAACCTGGCCTGACTTCCTTCCATGTCTCTGCAGCCCACTTGCCTGAGTCCAGCCTTACCGTGTGGTGAAGGGAAGGATGCATCTCCTGGTGCAGGCTGCATGTGCAGTTCTCTGCAAGTGGAGGTGACGCACCTCCGAGGCCTGGTTTTACAGTGTCTGGATGATcagaagaagctgcagcaggaaaccATTCGTCTGAGTGCCCAACTCCAGCGGTTCTGCAGGAAGATGGAGGAAATGCAGCAGGTAAGAATCCATCATGTGGGTGCACATCCATGCTCAGGGCTCACCAGGCTCCTGCAGATTGTGGAGGCTGTGCAGAAGGAAACAACTCTTAACAGCCATCTCTATCAGAGCAGAATTTACTGGGACTAAGAGAGATACTGTTTCTTGTATATAAGCTGCTGATGCAGGCTCTGACAGGAGCAAGACAGGAATAAAGCCAAGAAGAGTTTCCTCTGATGACAGCCCACTCTTTGAGGGACTTGGGATTTACCTTTATTTCTCATGATGAGAGGGGATGGGCAGTTGGATGTTGCAAAGAGTCACAAATGGCTGTGGAGAATACAAACCATGCCTTGTGCAGCTTCTAGCTTTTCTGCAGCTAGTCCTGGAGCTGTTTGGGTAACTGCTATGTGTTTTGACAGGTGAAGGTTCATTCCAAAGGAACACAGACAGCCAAAGAGGAGATGGAGGTGGATCCGAAACCCGATGTGGATTCAGATTCCTGGTGTCTCCTGGGAACGGACTCGTGCCGCTCCAACCTCTAGTCTCCTGAGCCCACTGGGATCCATCTAACTTCACAGCACACTAACCGAATGCAGAGAGCGGCTTTTCTGGCGTCAGGTCACTCGCAGACAAGGAGCGAGGCCggaggctccagagcagcacccATGTACGTTTGATATGAACTAGGAGTGAGTTTGAGAGGGGGAGGGCCCTTGAGCTCTAGGCCAGCTCAGTGattgaagcagcagcagctcctctttgTACCTTACCTGTCAATTCTGCACGTGAGGCAGAACGGCCCCATTATGGCGATGGCTCCAGTAGCAGCTTGTGGCCCTTTCATTGTTTCACTGTTTCCCGGGAGCTGCCTTTGGGACCCCAGTATTCATCACTGCATCTCTAGATGAGAGGAGGAAACATGTTTTGTACTGAAGCTGGCTGAACCCTAAGACTCGCCACCTTCATTTCAGAGGGGTGAAGGACTAGGATTCTCTCCTTACCACATGGTAAGGCCCTGCCGGAGAggctgcttctctctgctcagGTGCAGAGGGACCAGCGAATATATCATTCTGGAGGCAGTGGAGATGTTCCTCTTAGGGAGATAATAGTAGACAGCATGTCCCTGGCCTCGAGGCATGGCTTCTGGCCATATGGCTGTGTCCACTGGTTTGCACAGACAGAGTTTGAAGGCTTTATTCTGGATGCCGAGGGCTTTCCAACTTCCAGGCAATGCACCGAGATGAGTGAATCAGGTGTTTCCCATAGCAGTAGTGGGGAATGTCTGAGATTGGATCTGTAGTTCACGATTTCAGACCACCTGCCTCCCAACCAGATGCCAAGCATCTGGGCCTCAGACTAAGTTACCCATTTCTTGCTCCAGCTGTTCAACTTGGTTTGAGTGCCAGAGTTTCTGGTTTCTTGGCATAAGCCTGTAGCTGCTCCCTGCTTGGCTTCTCTTCTGCTCAGTCCCTGTGCCTACACGCTGTGTGGGTGTGggaaaaaatctgtgtttttccaCTCAGTGTTCTGATGAAGCTGGAATGCCATTTCCTACCCAGAATAGGTCACTACTGCTGCGGTCACAGGATGTAGCCTTCCCCAAAGACCATGAATGATCAAATCTCAGTCTGGAATTCACCTTCTTTCAAGAAGTGAGATGCTTTCCTAAGAAGATGTGAGATAGGAAAAGGAATGGTCTGATGCTCAAGATTTACTCATTTTCTGTTAGAGAATGAGGCTAATTTTATTCCCCTTAAATTTATTACGAAACTGACTTTGAAGTAAAGCTTATGGGATTGGTAGGAACCCTGGGAGCAGCTAGCCTCCCCTGCCTTACGTGGTGCCTCCAAGCAGTCCTAAGTTCTCTTACCTTTGCAGTGAGAGTGGGGTTATGATTTCATCAGGCTTAAATGATCCCCATCAATGGCACGTTAACTAGAATTGCCTTAGGTCTACTGGAGGCGGATATCATATCACCTCTGTCAGACTTCTTTTCAGAGACTTTTCCAGGGAATCTAGCATTCCCCATTTGTCTCTAGAGGTGGATGCCAAACCATTTGCTTATGATGTAATGCTCCTTAAATACTTCTTTGGTGCCTATTGCTAGTATCTGGGAGCTGAATCAAGTGCTGTCTTCCCAATGCAGTGTCCAGGGCAAGGATCGTTCCAGTGTGCCTGTCCATTGCTACCAAaagcagggccaggaggagaGCCCTCCTGGGAGGTGCTGAGAATCAGGTACCCTGGTACAGCCAGGCTTGTTTGCCCTTGTGACTCTGCTCTCCTTTCCCCCATGTGCATTGGAGCCAGTTCTCAGGTCAGGGTCCCAGCTTGAGGGTCGTTGGTCACATGTAACAGTGCCTTTGAGGACTGAAAAGTTGAGCCTGAGCCATGTCCAATAAGCAAGCACCAAGCTGATGAGAGTCGCTCCTGCAGTGCACTGCTATCCTCATTTCTCAATGCTCTGCAGTTGGGAAGCTAGGTGCACAGACTGGATTCCCCTTGGATCTAGTGGAGGATTAGGGTTCCCAACAGTGGATGCCCTGTGCTTCACAATCTCATATGTGCCTTAGAGGATTCACGCTATCCAGGTTGTGCCTGTTACAGACCACGGATTTCACACCAGCCAGCtatgcaacaaaaaaaagcagtttaaaggTAGCACCTTTTTCTTGGGCTAAAAACagaaaggcaggcaggcagaagTGCCTTTGAGCAGTTTCAAACCCTTTTTACTTCTCCCCTTCTTGCAGTGCTAGCTCCATACGTGTTGGTCTCCTGCTAGTGTTGCTACTGAGTTGTTGTAGTGGAACACAACTTATGCCTGCTCTGACACTCTGGCTGAAAACTAGTTTGTCGTTGTCTTTGAAAGGTTAAAGGGTGGAGTGGTTtggaatttctgtttaaataaatgtttaaacTCATACTCCTGTGTTTGAactctttttcttgtcttttttttttccaagagaggaaagggaaatatGGATACCGTCATCTTGTTTTATCACATTCtggttttgattattttcttttgcttataGAAAGAGGGTGAAAGGGCTTTTAGGTTCTTTgctctggttaaaaaaaaatcagtttctctATCCCTTCCTTAAGAGaaaccaacaacaaccaaacaaaaaacccattcTTTTCTCATATGGCTACATCTCCTCCTAGTGATGTCAGGAgcttttgtgtgtatgtgtgtgtttatttccaCAGTTTGAGTGCCAAGTGGGGAAATGAGTAACGGGAAGAGAGGCTTAAAGGGAAGAAATACCTATTCCTCTCAGAAGATCTTCATTGATCATTAAGGCCTACAGAAGGAAGAACCTGCCTGACACCTGTTCAGCCACCTGTTCTGCACACTGTACTTAAAGCCTGCCACTTCTAtcagaaattttattaaattgtgAAATATCTtgacaggcagagcagagttaaatacttaaaattcaCTAGAGATCTGGATGCTGAAAATGCAGCATGTCTCTGAAAGGGGGATCGTACTGCAGGAGCAAAAGAAGAAGCTGAGCTGGCATGAATAACACAGCTTCAGTAGTATCAGGTAGCTAACCAGCACCTTTGCATGATAGCAAAGCAGCACCCTAAATCTCTGTGCTGAGCCTGATACTTTGCCTAACATGTAACTACTTTTTAAACCAGTTATTAGAGACTTTCTGGATACTAAAACAATAGCAAAGAGGGGTAAACTGCCCGCCCACCTTAGCTCCAAAACAGGAAGCAAATGAAGCCTGGCAATTTTAATAACCTTTGTTTAATCTACAGTTTCAATCTTTAAAATCTCAATGTTAGCCATTTGCCTGTCAGTTATGGGAAATCCCCAACGTGTGGGTTTATTTTACAGCATcaaatgcttttctgtgtgtatcCATGTCACTATTTACACTGGTGACCTTTAGGGTCCACTAAACATTGTCAATAAAACACAGCGCAAGGGAAATAAGAGTTAATATTGGAAGACAGGCAGTGgtgctgaatttttttaactAGTGTGTTCAAATCACTTACACCTTTCATGAATTCAAGGAGGCTGGCATAAAGGTTTCAGTTGACCCCTTTCCTACCTCTTGTCACCTCTTGCTATCATGTTTTTTGAAACTCTGAAGTTAAAGCATTGGTCTTGCTTCCCTGATCAGTTTGAATacagtaaattattttcccttctttcgAGCGTGCTTTTTCTCTCAGGTTTGTACACACATCGTTGGCTGGCACGGTGTAGCAGTAATGATCCTTTCTGAGACCTGCATGCTTTTCCAGGGTGTGCCAAGGGATTGAGATTTCTGCTCACGTATCTTTAGGACAGAAGCTCTCAAACCTCTTTCAGCAGTCAGGGTCACTCATTGAAGGCTGGAGTATTTCTTCCTATTCAGATTCTGACTATTCCAGCTTAATCTGGTTGCTTTAGATCTTTCCCTAGGTTCCCattagctgctgcttttgcttctggAGGACTTGCAAAAGTAGCTGCTGGTGgtttttaattccttgtttgCTTCTTGTTGCAACTTTCTCATACAAAGTAGTCATTCTTACTGTGAAAACACAGACCACTCTGTGaccatttaaaataactttcacACAAGAGAACTagtttaatatatttaataatcaGAACCTAGAAAAATAACAtcttgagaagaaaacaaatgaaggGTTATGTTTTAGTCGTAATTCCCTACCATCGTAGCAACCAAGATGAATATAAGTAGGTGACTTAAGGGAGGGTGGaagctttgtttttcagaggtTCCTAGCAACATGGCCTGCAGTAAACTCCGTTCTTTAACATATTAAATCTGATTGGGATGGTTGTTCTGTTGCCTCAAGGGCCTGGCTGATTCACAGTATCCCTGTTGTTCCATGTACGTGAATTGGCATAAAGATTCAAACAGAAAGTGTCTGCTGTTGCCAGCTTTTCTAACCCCTGGAATTTCTGATCCTGAGCTTCTTGTGCTGAGGAAAGGGGCGTCTTTTGTGGGGCAACCTGAGGTACAGGTCAAAGTGTATACAAGTTCCATTATTCAGCTTCCTGAGCTGTTCACTTGCTGTACGTAGAAGCTTGCAGCCAGTGTTGAGactacagaaaacacaaacGTCTATAGCTGGGAATCTGGCAAAAACCAGGCAGGGagtcacagcagcaggcagagttGGGCACTGCCTCTCATCAGCGCCTCTTCCATGCTGGAGGTGGGGGTCTATTCTTTATGTTTTTGCATTTGGGGATATGTCTCTCAGCTACTCGGGGAGCAAACTTGCGTCCGCAGTAGGTGCAGGCAACGTAGTCTGGATTTTCACTGGGAGGCAACGGGGGCAGCTCAGACACCTTCCTGCCCTTAGCGGGGGTTTGCTGCGCCTGGCGGGCCTGCGACATGATGCGGATGAGAGCCTCGTGCTTCTGCTTCCAGTTGTTCTTTCTGGGTGGTGTTTTACTCTGCAAAAGGGAAAGGCAGTCAGGGCAGCTGGGACCACCGTCAGCCTCCATTCTCGAACTTATATTCAGAGCCCAACCCATGTCGCCTGTCCCTGTGCATTCCCTGTTGACATAAAACGCAGCCTGAGTCCCACAAAAGGAATCAGAACAACCAGGAGAAAAGAGGATGTAAAGGAAATACTGATGGAAACATCAGTGTTTAGAAAGAGCTTGAGGATAACCAGAAGAGCAAGCAGTAGAGCCAAGGAACTACAGAGGGTTGCTACATCTGCTTTGCACAGAGCTGCATGTTTCCGCTGCCTTCATTTTAACAGACCGTGTTAAATTATCTGGATTTTCAGTCagttccctgcagcccctgatgTCACAGAGCTTTACTGCAGCAGAACCAGTCTGCATCCTAGCTACAGCAAGAAAAGTGAGCTTTCTCCAGGAGTACACTCTTGACACATTATAAAGCCAAGTCAGGACTCCTGCCTCCATCTATGAGATTTTAAATGGATCTATTTATCCATGTGGCAAGAACCTTTCAGAGGCAATAGCTGTACTGTATCCCTTAGCCCCATGCACATGGGAAGGTGCTTGGCTCTCTGTCAGATGTTGAAGTGGAAGGAGAGTGAACAGTAGATGTGGATCCAGGGAGGCAAAGGGACTGCACATTACCTGAGGACTCCTTgagctcttctgctgctgatACTGTTCCAGCTCTGTTCCTCTAGTTCTGGCCTTTCTGGAGTCAAACACTTTCCTCTTGGAGCCTTGGTTCTTGCCACAGATACTCATGTGTTTCTCAAGCCTCGTGCAGAGAAACTTACGCTTGCAGAAGCTGCACTGTCCAAACacctcctgctcagcagcactggcaaCCTGTGTGTATAACACATCTGCAGATGGGTGGTCAGCAGAATCTTGGTTTgagagggcagagagagaaaggtTATGTTTTGGGGCCAGTTTTGAACGAGAAGCTAAATGACCCATGGGTATGTTGTCTtgtattttgctgttgtttgttttgttgtattttgcGGCCACCAGCCACTCCTTGAGTTTCCTCACAGCCAGCTCTTGGGGGTGAACAGTGGTGCCAGGCTCGGGGATAGTGTCCTCTGCAGAGTGTGCCCCACTGGAGATCCCAACACCTGGCctgtctgcagctctgaaaattttctcttcagGGTGCCTTGTGGCCTTTCGCTCATAGGTCCTCTCCACTtcactttctcttctctcctctacATTGATAAGCTTCTTCTCTCTTTGAATCCTCCT from Sylvia atricapilla isolate bSylAtr1 chromosome 6, bSylAtr1.pri, whole genome shotgun sequence includes the following:
- the ZC2HC1C gene encoding zinc finger C2HC domain-containing protein 1C, whose protein sequence is MAFLPAAAPVVAATKFSPGSQLKHQKNNFQHGFIFDKEESLKELYAQKNRRYSYSNSAESTWDRPRHDSFWSGGLESKYLISQACLSAKSLGRHKEGVDRAYPLQPISHQERARAPLLNTGSSPYMQEAPNGRRSSFSKGMVPAGRSQLAAVLCPWTGGPEQSAPQLYRRELAYILKMEADKRKIEEVIQKKKALLGEKLKRTEETLRRIQREKKLINVEERRESEVERTYERKATRHPEEKIFRAADRPGVGISSGAHSAEDTIPEPGTTVHPQELAVRKLKEWLVAAKYNKTNNSKIQDNIPMGHLASRSKLAPKHNLSLSALSNQDSADHPSADVLYTQVASAAEQEVFGQCSFCKRKFLCTRLEKHMSICGKNQGSKRKVFDSRKARTRGTELEQYQQQKSSRSPQSKTPPRKNNWKQKHEALIRIMSQARQAQQTPAKGRKVSELPPLPPSENPDYVACTYCGRKFAPRVAERHIPKCKNIKNRPPPPAWKRR